A part of Desulfurobacteriaceae bacterium genomic DNA contains:
- a CDS encoding GGDEF domain-containing protein — protein MESIRKFLVKHGILIFVLAIGCIIVFSVMSSNNLNNLYEKHLKYITSLAGRNLQYIFNIYYNDLLVEQHLRTLKEEIRSAEVVYLQLSSKEFFYPKDLSKNYLELFKQCQGKSSTEVINLKENILVCTPLYSEVASTFVIEREKEGTLGILYSKHDINNIIAQWLLQNVILFIIFTIFVGVLFFDMLMRINKNFNLLSKIISQIEDALKENSELLSDYKSMMRFYLNQFSFREFFKVGDLLIKLVSKVIDLTAELRQQALRDPLTKLYNRNYLNQFMDKILGLVKRQGLPLSVVLMDIDDFKYINDTFGHAKGDEVLKTLGKIILTSIRNSDIAVRFGGEEILLILPNTKKESALYVVNRIKQKLSNIDFGIGKKVTFSAGVAGFPEDILEIDSLDKLINIADERLYVAKRSGKNTIVLD, from the coding sequence GTGGAGTCCATAAGGAAATTTTTAGTAAAACACGGCATATTAATATTTGTTTTAGCCATAGGTTGTATAATTGTCTTTAGTGTAATGTCCTCAAATAATTTGAACAATCTCTATGAAAAGCATCTAAAGTACATAACCTCACTAGCAGGAAGAAACCTTCAGTACATCTTCAATATCTACTATAACGATTTACTTGTAGAACAACATCTAAGAACTCTCAAAGAAGAAATTCGATCTGCAGAAGTTGTTTATCTTCAACTATCGTCAAAGGAGTTTTTTTATCCTAAGGATTTGTCTAAGAACTACCTGGAGCTTTTTAAACAGTGTCAAGGAAAATCCTCAACAGAGGTTATAAATCTTAAGGAAAATATTTTGGTTTGTACTCCTCTTTACAGTGAGGTCGCGTCTACGTTCGTCATAGAGAGGGAAAAAGAAGGTACTTTAGGTATTCTTTATTCCAAACACGACATCAACAACATTATAGCCCAATGGCTATTACAGAATGTTATTCTTTTCATAATTTTTACAATTTTTGTAGGTGTTCTTTTCTTCGATATGTTGATGAGGATAAACAAGAACTTCAATTTACTTAGCAAAATTATAAGTCAAATAGAAGATGCATTAAAAGAGAACAGCGAACTCTTATCCGACTATAAGTCAATGATGAGGTTTTACTTAAACCAGTTTTCTTTTAGGGAGTTCTTTAAAGTTGGAGATCTACTCATAAAACTTGTTAGCAAAGTTATAGATCTTACTGCTGAACTTAGACAGCAAGCCCTTAGAGATCCATTAACGAAACTTTACAATAGAAACTATTTAAACCAATTTATGGATAAAATACTCGGACTTGTAAAAAGACAGGGGCTTCCTCTCTCCGTTGTATTAATGGATATTGACGATTTCAAATACATAAACGATACTTTCGGACATGCAAAAGGCGATGAAGTTCTGAAGACTCTAGGGAAAATAATATTAACTTCTATAAGAAATTCTGATATAGCCGTTAGATTTGGAGGGGAAGAGATACTTTTGATCCTTCCTAATACAAAAAAGGAATCGGCTTTATATGTTGTTAATAGAATAAAACAGAAGTTGAGTAATATTGATTTCGGTATCGGAAAAAAGGTTACCTTTAGTGCAGGTGTGGCTGGTTTTCCTGAAGATATTCTGGAGATAGATTCCCTTGATAAACTTATAAATATTGCAGACGAAAGGCTTTACGTGGCTAAAAGAAGTGGAAAGAACACTATTGTGTTGGACTAA
- the der gene encoding ribosome biogenesis GTPase Der produces MRRLPVVSIVGRPNVGKSSLFNRLLERKVAIIDDTPGVTRDRIVQEADINEHKVLLVDTGGVDTSGEGFARETTEQAKRAMEEADIIVFVVDGREGITPLDEEVAKILRKWKKPIVVAVNKVDEPYMEELVYDAYRLGFEEVIPISAIHKIGIPTLKERILELLPEDLRKVAKEEYEKEERRKKAEKIISGEDREELENLAETLEKGEEYLLEEEEKEPIKVAIVGRPNMGKSTLLNALVGEERAIVSDIPGTTRDAIDSYVKIGDDELIFIDTAGIRRRGKIKDIEYYSYLRALDAIDRADVVVLLVDAEEGPTDRDTKICGIALDKFKPIVIAVNKIDKLQSQKDWERVHKELDLNFDFISYAPRVFISAKEKKGLDELLKQVKDLYRQYTQRVRTGVFNRALKELMEIHQPPVYKNKIVKIYYGTQVKTKPPTFLLFSNYPEGIPNSFRRFLENRLREKFGFNKIPIRIVFKKR; encoded by the coding sequence ATGAGACGACTTCCTGTAGTGTCCATAGTTGGAAGACCAAACGTTGGAAAATCTTCGCTTTTCAATAGACTTCTTGAAAGAAAAGTAGCAATCATTGATGATACACCGGGAGTAACAAGAGATAGGATTGTCCAAGAAGCTGATATTAACGAGCATAAAGTTCTACTTGTTGACACCGGAGGAGTGGATACCTCAGGTGAAGGCTTTGCAAGAGAAACGACTGAACAAGCAAAAAGAGCTATGGAGGAAGCCGACATAATTGTTTTTGTTGTTGATGGAAGAGAGGGTATTACTCCTCTTGATGAAGAAGTTGCAAAAATTTTAAGGAAGTGGAAAAAGCCAATAGTTGTTGCCGTAAACAAAGTTGATGAACCATATATGGAAGAACTTGTTTACGATGCATATAGACTTGGTTTTGAGGAAGTAATTCCAATCTCTGCCATTCACAAGATAGGTATTCCTACGCTTAAAGAAAGAATCTTAGAACTCTTGCCAGAGGACCTTAGAAAGGTGGCAAAAGAGGAGTATGAAAAGGAAGAAAGAAGAAAGAAAGCAGAGAAAATCATATCGGGAGAAGATAGGGAGGAACTTGAGAACCTAGCAGAAACGCTGGAAAAAGGAGAAGAATATCTTTTAGAGGAGGAGGAGAAAGAACCTATAAAAGTGGCTATTGTTGGTCGCCCAAACATGGGAAAATCTACTCTTCTCAATGCTCTTGTCGGTGAAGAAAGAGCCATAGTCAGTGATATTCCCGGAACAACTAGAGATGCAATAGATAGTTACGTAAAGATAGGTGATGACGAGCTCATCTTTATAGATACAGCAGGAATAAGAAGAAGAGGAAAAATAAAGGATATTGAGTACTATTCATACTTAAGAGCTCTTGATGCAATTGACAGAGCAGATGTAGTTGTTCTTCTTGTGGATGCAGAGGAGGGACCAACTGATAGAGATACTAAAATCTGCGGGATAGCTCTTGATAAGTTTAAACCTATTGTTATAGCAGTTAACAAAATAGATAAGCTCCAAAGCCAGAAAGATTGGGAAAGGGTCCATAAAGAACTTGATCTAAACTTTGACTTTATTTCTTACGCTCCAAGAGTATTCATATCCGCTAAAGAGAAAAAAGGGCTTGATGAACTCTTAAAACAGGTTAAAGATCTTTATAGGCAATATACCCAGAGAGTCAGAACTGGAGTCTTTAATAGAGCTTTAAAGGAGCTTATGGAAATTCATCAACCACCAGTTTACAAGAACAAAATAGTTAAGATTTACTATGGAACACAGGTTAAAACTAAACCACCAACATTTTTACTTTTCTCTAACTATCCAGAAGGAATACCAAATTCATTTAGAAGATTTCTTGAGAACAGATTACGTGAAAAGTTTGGTTTTAATAAGATACCTATAAGAATTGTCTTTAAGAAGAGGTAA
- a CDS encoding HD domain-containing phosphohydrolase produces MDLAVDISKFLLAVSSLNSLADSVLNNHNYRVAFISYSIAREISYSSEFLSNLLVAGLLHDIGLLLIPSTEDIVLLKASDFHENEKRIHLHAEVGYELFRRFPYFSKIAKIIRYHHYPYKFFFKSRIPYSAFIIHLADRIDTFVLSRINTGYPYSYLSSFIPELESYLKKFKGRIFEPRLVDIFLKKICPKEAFWYELLKEDIVKETLEELLKSIASKLPLEAFFDLAQIFAYLIDFKSPFTATHSSGVAQTAVSLAALFNFTSPDLKKMKVAGLLHDVGKIAIPNEILEKPAKLTVEEYDVMKSHVFFSYKLISKLGIDRNIVEWAAYHHETLDGKGYPFKLRAKDLSLGSRIMAVADIFTALMEDRPYKKGLPVKRAIAIIDDLVKNGKLDKKVVNVLKENLEKINVRRETAQKRAVEVYSSLRELVQKFTSS; encoded by the coding sequence GTGGACTTAGCGGTTGATATTTCAAAATTCCTGCTCGCCGTTTCCTCTCTTAACAGTCTTGCAGATTCTGTTCTTAACAATCACAATTACAGAGTTGCTTTCATTTCTTATTCTATTGCAAGGGAAATAAGTTACTCCAGTGAATTTTTATCCAACCTTCTTGTAGCAGGTCTACTTCACGACATAGGTCTTCTACTCATACCTTCCACAGAAGATATAGTTCTCCTAAAAGCTTCTGATTTTCACGAGAATGAAAAAAGAATACATCTTCATGCTGAAGTAGGATACGAGCTCTTTAGAAGATTCCCTTACTTTTCAAAGATAGCAAAGATAATAAGATACCATCATTATCCATATAAATTCTTCTTTAAATCCAGAATTCCTTATAGTGCTTTCATTATTCATTTAGCCGATAGAATAGATACCTTTGTACTTTCAAGGATAAATACAGGCTATCCTTACTCTTACCTTTCTTCCTTTATACCAGAACTTGAAAGTTATCTAAAAAAGTTTAAGGGAAGAATCTTTGAGCCTAGGTTGGTTGATATTTTTCTAAAGAAAATATGCCCCAAAGAAGCGTTTTGGTATGAACTTTTGAAAGAGGATATCGTTAAGGAAACTCTTGAAGAGCTTTTAAAGAGCATTGCAAGTAAATTACCACTTGAAGCATTCTTTGATCTCGCCCAAATATTTGCTTATCTCATAGACTTTAAAAGTCCCTTCACAGCTACTCACTCTTCTGGAGTAGCTCAAACTGCCGTTTCTTTAGCAGCTCTTTTTAATTTCACTTCACCAGATCTAAAGAAGATGAAAGTTGCAGGGCTGCTACACGATGTAGGAAAGATAGCTATTCCGAACGAAATTCTCGAAAAACCAGCTAAGCTTACAGTGGAAGAATACGACGTTATGAAATCTCACGTGTTTTTTAGTTATAAACTAATTTCCAAGCTTGGTATAGATAGAAATATTGTCGAATGGGCAGCTTATCACCACGAAACCTTAGATGGAAAAGGATATCCTTTTAAACTTAGAGCAAAAGACCTTTCTTTGGGTTCGAGAATTATGGCTGTTGCAGATATTTTCACTGCTCTTATGGAAGATCGTCCTTACAAAAAAGGGCTTCCTGTAAAGAGAGCAATAGCCATAATAGATGATCTTGTTAAAAACGGAAAGCTAGATAAGAAAGTTGTTAACGTTCTAAAAGAAAACCTAGAAAAAATTAACGTAAGAAGAGAGACAGCCCAAAAGAGAGCAGTGGAAGTATACAGTTCATTGAGAGAACTTGTCCAAAAGTTTACCTCTTCTTAA